One Littorina saxatilis isolate snail1 linkage group LG10, US_GU_Lsax_2.0, whole genome shotgun sequence DNA window includes the following coding sequences:
- the LOC138977816 gene encoding DDB1- and CUL4-associated factor 17-like, with product MKQQIRDENVLHALIRREYYPKNSLRKNLQILKTLVCRGNYEFRKVWEQSSKQLICCESNTIFLDNYRTAYSGYGLHNGAPVPKFSISQDKLPRKIVDAVLSRSKPTTIHKSGQWTGKPGNKMYAITSSSLLVVDLNTGRVGFEILLLLSDVINFKHINWLQTEESIVLSTTLCPRLPPRQRRPPAQGPSNLVKVLAVFTTLPITFVCMFEVTRKVFGADVTDVMMCQGLLAVMHQSRHVRLYDFKHMLAKYKVEPLALRNSRYGDSAPLNINMKITGNVQVTASFVSTLAIRISETSELPRCLFVTRCEEWNVQIGGHPWHYLTSPVGSKGYFSVHSLCSGDVVRQ from the exons ATGAAACAGCAGATCAGAGATGAAAATGTGCTGCACGCACTTATCAGAAGAGAGTACTACCCCAAAAATAGCCTCAGGAAAAATTTGCAGATTTTGAAAACACTTGTCTGTCGG GGTAACTATGAATTCAGAAAGGTGTGGGAACAGTCCTCCAAGCAGTTGATATGTTGTGAAAG CAATACCATCTTTTTAGACAACTACAGAACAGCATACAGTGG ATATGGCCTTCATAATGGAGCTCCAGTTCCCAAGTTCTCCATCTCTCAAGACAAGTTGCCGCGTAAGATTGTCGATGCCGTTTTGTCACGGAGTAAGCCA acAACGATACACAAGTCAGGCCAGTGGACTGGTAAGCCGGGGAACAAGATGTACGCCATTACCTCCTCCTCTCTGCTCGTGGTGGATCTTAACACGGGTCGCGTCGGCTTTGAGATTCTCCTACTGCTGTCTGATGTCATCAATTTCAA ACATATCAACTGGCTGCAGACGGAAGAGTCAATTGTGCTGTCCACCACACTATGCCCCAGATTACCGCCTCGTCAGCGCCGGCCACCCGCCCAGGGGCCCTCCAACTTGGTCAAGGTCCTGGCAGTCTTCACAACCTTGCCCATCACGTTTGTCTGCATGTTTGAGGTCACCAGAAAA GTGTTTGGAGCTGACGTGACAGATGTGATGATGTGTCAGGGGCTGCTTGCTGTCATGCATCAGTCTCGTCATGTCCGACTCTACGATTTCAAGCATATGCTGGCAAAATACAAG GTAGAGCCTCTAGCCTTGCGTAACTCTCGTTACGGTGACAGCGCCCCCCTCAACATCAACATGAAAATTACAGGTAATGTACAGGTCACAGCTTCGTTTGTAAGCACACTGGCCATTCGTATCTCAGAGACTTCTG aGTTGCCGCGGTGCCTGTTTGTGACCCGATGCGAGGAGTGGAACGTACAAATTGGGGGTCACCCCTGGCACTACCTTACCTCCCCTGTCGGCAGCAAGGGCTACTTCAGCGTTCACTCTTTGTGCAGTGGAGATGTGGTGAGACAATAG
- the LOC138978453 gene encoding DDB1- and CUL4-associated factor 17-like, with product MESDSDSIEFDRAVFHADDSSRIIHIGPEAVRVFWLKETDEDGGSVLLPAFTINLQYPRLQAVGPLMPIVTSSGRQVKRRFSMDEITGANMCTTIHEVDYEDELDVLMVCYTVHQPNALQGTLGIYDNLTGGLLKSVKLDEPWSDYLEHTVILDKDTIIHIIKSTNGKFLCQVYRLFERCHDNKPSARPKPGGRFEDELDFDFSAPENPRVRTSHRRQLAALASRRRQRPR from the exons ATGGAATCTGACAGCGACAGCATTGAGTTTGATAGAGCTGTCTTCCATGCTGACGATTCAAGCCGCATCATTCACATTGGACCTGAGGCTGTTAG GGTGTTCTGGTTGAAAGAGACAGACGAGGACGGAGGTTCTGTTCTATTGCCTGCTTTCACCATAAATCTGCAGTACCCACGTCTCCAG gCTGTAGGGCCTCTCATGCCTATCGTCACATCCTCTGGTCGTCAGGTGAAGCGCCGTTTCTCCATGGATGAAATTACTGGTGCCAACATGTGTACG ACGATTCATGAGGTGGACTATGAGGATGAGCTTGACGTGCTGATGGTGTGCTACACCGTCCACCAGCCCAACGCGCTGCAAGGAACCCTGGGAATCTACGACAACCTCACAGGTGGCCTTCTCAAGTCCGTCAAACTGGACGAACCATGGTCTGAT TATTTGGAGCACACAGTCATTCTGGACAAGGACACCATCATTCACATCATCAAGTCAACCAATGGAAAATTTCTCTGCCAAGTCTACCGGCTCTTTGAGCGTTGCCACGACAACAAACCCTCAGCAAGGCCAAAACCGGGGGGTAGGTTTGAGGACGAACTGGATTTTGACTTTAGTGCACCGGAAAACCCTCGAGTACGAACTTCGCACAGACGTCAATTAGCAGCATTGGCATCTAGACGACGTCAGAGACCCAGATGA